A genomic region of Pseudomonas sp. MPC6 contains the following coding sequences:
- a CDS encoding type III PLP-dependent enzyme, producing MSINVEDYFERATFDKMKAFADKQETPFVVIDTAMISQAYDDLRAGFEFAKVYYAVKANPAVEIIDLLKDKGSSFDIASIYELDKVMDRGVSADRISYGNTIKKSKDIRYFYEKGVRLFSTDSEADLRNIAKAAPGSKVYVRILTEGSTTADWPLSRKFGCQTDMAMDLLILARDLGLVPYGISFHVGSQQRDISVWDAAIAKVKVIFERLKEEDGIVLKLINMGGGFPANYITRTNSLETYAEEIIRFLKEDFGDDLPEIILEPGRSLIANAGILVSEVVLVARKSRTAVERWVYTDVGKFSGLIETMDEAIKFPIWTEKKGEMEEVVIAGPTCDSADIMYENYKYGLPLNLAIGDRMYWLSTGAYTTSYSAVEFNGFPPLKSFYV from the coding sequence ATGTCGATCAACGTCGAAGATTATTTCGAGCGCGCCACCTTTGACAAAATGAAGGCGTTCGCCGACAAGCAAGAAACCCCGTTCGTGGTGATCGACACCGCGATGATCAGCCAGGCCTACGATGACCTGCGCGCCGGTTTCGAATTCGCCAAAGTCTATTACGCGGTAAAAGCCAACCCGGCTGTCGAGATCATTGACCTGTTGAAAGACAAGGGGTCGAGCTTCGACATCGCCTCGATCTATGAGCTGGACAAGGTGATGGACCGCGGCGTCAGCGCCGACCGTATCAGCTACGGCAACACCATCAAGAAATCCAAAGACATCCGTTATTTCTACGAGAAAGGCGTGCGCCTGTTCTCCACCGACTCCGAAGCCGACCTGCGCAACATCGCCAAGGCCGCACCGGGCTCGAAAGTCTACGTGCGCATCCTCACCGAAGGCTCGACGACCGCCGACTGGCCTCTGTCGCGCAAATTCGGCTGCCAGACCGACATGGCGATGGACCTGCTGATCCTCGCCCGTGACCTGGGCCTGGTGCCTTACGGCATCTCGTTCCACGTCGGCTCGCAACAGCGCGACATCAGCGTCTGGGACGCGGCGATCGCCAAGGTCAAAGTGATCTTCGAGCGCTTGAAGGAAGAAGACGGCATCGTACTCAAGCTGATCAACATGGGCGGCGGCTTTCCGGCCAACTACATCACCCGCACCAACAGCCTGGAAACCTACGCCGAAGAAATCATCCGTTTCCTCAAGGAAGACTTCGGTGACGACCTGCCGGAAATCATCCTGGAACCGGGCCGTTCGCTGATCGCCAACGCCGGCATACTGGTCAGCGAAGTGGTGCTGGTTGCGCGTAAATCCCGTACCGCCGTCGAGCGATGGGTGTACACGGATGTGGGCAAATTCTCCGGCCTGATCGAAACCATGGACGAAGCCATCAAGTTCCCGATCTGGACCGAGAAGAAAGGCGAAATGGAAGAAGTGGTTATCGCCGGCCCGACCTGCGACAGCGCCGACATCATGTACGAAAACTACAAGTACGGTTTGCCGCTGAACCTGGCCATTGGTGATCGTATGTACTGGTTGTCGACCGGTGCCTACACCACCAGTTACAGCGCGGTTGAATTCAACGGCTTCCCGCCGCTGAAATCGTTCTACGTGTAA
- a CDS encoding tetratricopeptide repeat protein: protein MSYQLRREEVLDGDRLKAMLEESPARAAQAILIAAREGVLDAQALLGQILLDGQGIEQDQPLAVRWFEIAAQRGHLMARNMLGRCHEHGWGCSADASTAAKHYRAAAEAGLDWAMYNYANLLATGRGVVEDPLQALNLYRHAAELGHAKSMNLLGRYLEEGQVCPADPQTARDWYRRSAIGGDFRGQFSYAAVLADEGQIEEALVWLRKALAGGNLNFLRVASKALLNATDQQIRALAIDYARRHAELEQEHHPL, encoded by the coding sequence ATGAGTTATCAATTGCGACGGGAGGAAGTGCTCGATGGCGACCGGCTGAAAGCCATGCTGGAGGAAAGTCCTGCACGCGCGGCCCAGGCGATTCTGATCGCCGCCCGCGAAGGTGTGCTTGATGCCCAGGCGCTGTTGGGGCAGATCCTCCTGGACGGCCAAGGCATCGAGCAGGATCAGCCACTGGCCGTGCGCTGGTTCGAGATTGCCGCGCAGCGTGGGCACTTGATGGCGCGCAACATGCTCGGCCGTTGTCATGAACATGGCTGGGGTTGCAGCGCCGACGCCTCGACTGCCGCGAAGCATTATCGTGCCGCCGCCGAAGCCGGACTGGATTGGGCGATGTACAACTACGCCAACCTGCTCGCGACCGGACGCGGAGTGGTCGAGGATCCGCTGCAAGCGCTGAACCTGTATCGCCACGCGGCCGAGCTGGGCCATGCGAAGTCGATGAACCTGTTGGGACGATACCTGGAAGAAGGGCAGGTGTGTCCGGCAGATCCGCAGACCGCACGCGATTGGTATCGACGCTCGGCGATCGGCGGTGATTTTCGGGGACAGTTCAGTTACGCCGCTGTGCTGGCGGATGAAGGCCAGATTGAAGAGGCGCTGGTCTGGTTGCGCAAGGCGCTGGCGGGCGGCAATCTGAATTTTTTGCGGGTCGCGAGCAAAGCTTTGTTGAACGCAACCGATCAGCAGATTCGCGCCCTTGCAATCGACTATGCCCGGCGCCACGCCGAACTCGAGCAAGAACACCACCCCCTGTAG
- a CDS encoding Fe2+-dependent dioxygenase yields the protein MLLHIPGLFAKEEVRRIREALEQADWADGKITAGYQSAKAKHNLQLPEGHPLAKEVGAAMLERLWKNPLFMSAALPHKVFPPLLNCYTAGGSFDFHVDNAVRQPKNSIERVRTDLSATLFFSEPDDYDGGELEIQDTFGTQRVKLPAGDMVLYPGTSLHKVNAVTRGTRFASFFWTQSLVREDSQRALLFEMDGAIQQLTQDMPDHPSLIRLTGTYHNLLRRWVEV from the coding sequence ATGTTGCTGCACATTCCCGGGCTGTTCGCTAAAGAAGAAGTGCGGCGCATCCGCGAGGCTCTGGAGCAGGCCGATTGGGCGGATGGCAAGATCACTGCCGGTTATCAGTCAGCAAAAGCCAAGCACAATCTGCAGCTGCCTGAAGGGCACCCACTGGCCAAGGAAGTGGGCGCGGCGATGCTGGAGCGGCTGTGGAAAAATCCGCTGTTCATGTCGGCCGCGTTACCGCACAAGGTCTTTCCGCCCTTACTGAACTGTTATACGGCCGGCGGCAGTTTCGACTTCCATGTCGACAACGCCGTGCGCCAGCCAAAGAACAGCATCGAGCGGGTACGCACCGATCTGTCGGCGACGCTGTTTTTCAGCGAGCCCGACGACTATGACGGCGGCGAGCTGGAAATCCAGGACACCTTCGGCACCCAACGGGTCAAGCTGCCCGCCGGCGATATGGTGCTGTACCCCGGCACCAGTCTGCACAAGGTCAATGCCGTCACCCGCGGTACGCGTTTTGCCTCGTTCTTCTGGACCCAAAGCCTGGTCCGCGAAGACAGCCAGCGCGCCTTGCTGTTCGAGATGGACGGGGCGATCCAGCAGTTGACGCAAGACATGCCCGACCATCCTTCGCTGATCCGCCTGACCGGCACTTACCACAACCTGCTGCGCCGCTGGGTTGAGGTGTAG
- a CDS encoding TonB-dependent siderophore receptor, translating into MSRQYSQLPVSSPRLLASAIGVAITAGSAGHMVFAAEKTDEKAPNNAISLDATAITGEAQDATSYQVEKASSPKYTAPLIDTPRSVTVIPQQVLKDTGALNMQDALRTVPGITFGAGEGGNPQGDRPFIRGFDAQGDTYLDGVRDTGSQSREIFAVESIEVSKGPNSAIGGRGAAGGSINLVSKKAHLGDSLDGGFTWGSDQTQRYTFDGNYQFTDTAAGRLNLMSHESNVAGRDKVDYDRWGIAPSLAFGLGTDTRVNLDYYHLESNDTPDSGIPYTIPTGLAAARTKSNPDKPYAGGDDSNFYGLDRDFRKGRTDTATFAIEHDLNDALTVKNTLRHGSSMQDYILTQPDDSKGNVNNGSVWRRANTRVSNTETTTNQTDLFGEFYIAGFKNNFSTGIELSHEDSEKSSYNVNTDTTPGTPAVATTNCTPALIGAPSGYNCTSLSSPNPNDPWNGAISRNYAGTDTSSTTRALYVFDTLELSKQWLVNMGLRYDHFDTKYKTYTAAGNTTAKGDDTSEFVTGQFGVIYKPAENGSIYASFATSATPPGNTLGEGQEGNPLSGTPDRSGNLLSSDMEPETTKNYEIGTKWDLLNDRLSLTADIFRTEKDNARVQVDTTSFENAGKTRVQGIELSATGKITDKWQVFAGYAYMDSEQIDGGDLPANKANDGNQLPNTPKNSASLWTTYQVTPKLTVGGGAFYVDDVFGSVANTTMVDDYVRYDAMVAYKLTKNVDLQLNVQNLTDETYYDKAFSTHFANQAAGRTALLSTNFHF; encoded by the coding sequence ATGTCACGCCAATACTCACAATTACCGGTCAGTTCACCGCGTTTGCTCGCGTCTGCAATTGGCGTGGCGATCACTGCCGGCTCTGCTGGCCATATGGTTTTCGCTGCTGAGAAGACCGACGAGAAAGCGCCGAACAATGCGATTTCCCTGGATGCTACCGCCATTACCGGCGAGGCTCAGGACGCGACGTCCTACCAGGTCGAGAAAGCCTCCTCGCCCAAGTACACCGCGCCGCTGATAGACACCCCGCGCTCGGTCACTGTCATCCCGCAACAAGTCCTCAAGGACACCGGCGCCCTCAACATGCAGGACGCGCTGCGCACCGTTCCAGGCATCACCTTTGGTGCCGGTGAAGGCGGTAACCCCCAGGGTGACCGTCCATTCATTCGTGGTTTCGATGCCCAGGGCGATACCTACCTGGACGGCGTGCGCGATACCGGTTCGCAGAGCCGCGAGATCTTCGCCGTCGAGTCGATCGAAGTCAGCAAGGGCCCGAACTCCGCCATTGGCGGCCGTGGCGCCGCCGGTGGCAGCATCAACCTGGTCAGCAAGAAAGCACACCTGGGCGACTCGCTCGACGGTGGTTTCACCTGGGGCTCGGACCAGACCCAGCGCTACACCTTCGACGGCAACTACCAGTTCACCGACACCGCCGCCGGCCGTCTGAACCTGATGAGCCACGAAAGCAACGTCGCCGGCCGGGACAAGGTCGATTACGACCGTTGGGGCATCGCGCCATCCCTGGCGTTCGGCCTGGGCACCGACACTCGGGTGAACCTCGATTACTACCACCTGGAAAGTAACGACACGCCGGATTCGGGCATTCCGTACACCATTCCAACCGGCCTTGCTGCCGCCCGCACCAAGTCCAACCCGGACAAGCCTTACGCCGGTGGCGACGACAGCAACTTCTACGGTCTGGACCGCGATTTCCGCAAGGGCCGCACCGACACCGCGACCTTCGCCATCGAGCACGACCTGAACGACGCGCTGACCGTCAAGAACACCCTGCGCCACGGCAGCAGCATGCAGGATTACATCCTGACCCAGCCGGACGACAGCAAAGGCAACGTCAACAACGGCAGCGTGTGGCGCCGGGCCAACACCCGTGTCAGCAACACCGAGACCACCACCAACCAGACCGACCTGTTTGGTGAGTTTTACATCGCCGGCTTCAAGAACAACTTCTCCACCGGTATCGAGTTGAGCCACGAGGACAGCGAAAAATCCTCGTACAACGTCAACACCGACACCACGCCTGGCACCCCCGCAGTGGCCACGACCAATTGCACCCCGGCCCTGATCGGCGCGCCAAGCGGTTACAACTGCACCTCGTTGTCCAGTCCGAACCCGAACGACCCGTGGAACGGTGCTATTTCGCGCAACTACGCCGGCACCGACACCTCCAGCACCACCCGCGCGCTGTACGTGTTCGACACCCTGGAGTTGTCCAAGCAGTGGCTGGTGAACATGGGTCTGCGTTACGACCATTTCGACACCAAGTACAAAACCTACACCGCGGCCGGCAACACCACGGCCAAGGGCGACGACACCAGCGAATTCGTCACCGGGCAGTTCGGCGTGATCTACAAGCCTGCTGAAAACGGCAGCATCTATGCCTCGTTCGCCACTTCCGCCACACCACCGGGCAACACCCTGGGTGAAGGTCAGGAAGGCAACCCGCTGAGCGGCACTCCGGATCGCAGCGGCAACCTGCTGAGCAGCGACATGGAGCCGGAAACCACCAAGAACTACGAGATCGGCACCAAGTGGGACCTGCTGAACGATCGTCTGTCCCTGACTGCCGATATCTTCCGCACCGAGAAAGACAACGCCCGGGTACAAGTCGACACCACGTCCTTTGAAAACGCCGGCAAAACCCGCGTTCAAGGTATCGAACTGTCGGCCACCGGCAAGATCACCGACAAATGGCAAGTCTTCGCCGGTTATGCCTACATGGACAGCGAGCAAATCGATGGTGGCGACCTGCCGGCAAACAAAGCCAACGACGGCAACCAACTGCCTAACACGCCGAAAAACAGCGCCAGCCTCTGGACGACCTACCAGGTCACGCCGAAGCTGACCGTCGGTGGCGGTGCGTTCTACGTCGACGACGTATTCGGCAGCGTGGCCAACACCACCATGGTCGATGACTATGTTCGCTACGACGCCATGGTGGCCTACAAGCTGACCAAAAACGTCGACCTGCAGCTGAACGTGCAAAACCTGACCGACGAAACCTACTACGACAAAGCGTTCTCGACCCACTTCGCCAACCAGGCGGCAGGCCGTACCGCGTTGCTGAGCACCAACTTCCACTTCTGA